One Rosa chinensis cultivar Old Blush chromosome 5, RchiOBHm-V2, whole genome shotgun sequence genomic region harbors:
- the LOC112167810 gene encoding LOW QUALITY PROTEIN: fasciclin-like arabinogalactan protein 1 (The sequence of the model RefSeq protein was modified relative to this genomic sequence to represent the inferred CDS: inserted 1 base in 1 codon) — MQLRPATTAGALVLSVVVFLFSVAHAHNITRMLAKHPEFSTFNHYLSLTHLAADINDRTTITVCAVDNSAMSALLAKHLSIYSIKNILSLHVLLDYFGAKKLHQITNGTALAATMFQATGSAPGSAGFVNITDLKGGKVGFXPEDNDGSFAAHFVKSVDELPYNISVIQISNVLPSAAAEAPTPGPAEVNLTGIMSAHGCKVFAETLLANPDASKTFNEAVDGGLTVFCPGDDAFKGFLPKYKNLSAPGKAALLEYHAAPVYQSMPMLKSNNGLMNTLATNGAEKYDFTVQNDGQAVTLKNKLVTAKIIGTLIDEQPLAIYTINKVLTPKELYKGATPTPAPAPAPEKAADAPKSSKEAPSPDDADSPADSPEDDPADQTADDSGAFALGRVGFGGLILSVCLGFSLL; from the exons ATGCAGCTCCGTCCGGCAACCACCGCCGGCGCCTTGGTCCTCTCCGTCGTCGTCTTCCTCTTCTCCGTCGCCCACGCGCACAACATCACGCGCATGCTGGCCAAGCACCCTGAGTTCTCCACCTTCAACCACTACCTAAGCTTGACCCACCTTGCCGCCGACATCAACGACCGCACCACCATAACCGTCTGCGCCGTCGACAACTCCGCCATGTCCGCCCTCCTCGCCAAGCACCTCTCCATCTACTCCATCAAGAACATCCTCTCCCTCCACGTCTTGCTCGACTACTTCGGCGCCAAGAAGCTCCACCAGATCACCAACGGCACCGCCCTCGCCGCCACCATGTTCCAGGCCACGGGCTCCGCCCCCGGCTCCGCCGGCTTCGTCAACATCACCGACCTCAAGGGCGGAAAGGTCGGAT ACCCCGAGGACAACGACGGCTCCTTCGCCGCGCATTTCGTCAAGTCCGTCGACGAACTCCCCTACAACATCTCCGTCATCCAAATCAGCAACGTCCTCCCCTCCGCCGCCGCCGAGGCTCCGACGCCTGGCCCCGCCGAGGTCAATCTCACCGGGATCATGTCGGCCCACGGCTGCAAGGTCTTCGCCGAGACGCTCTTGGCCAACCCCGACGCGTCCAAGACCTTCAACGAAGCCGTCGACGGCGGGCTGACCGTGTTCTGCCCCGGCGACGACGCTTTCAAGGGCTTCCTGCCGAAATACAAGAACCTCTCGGCGCCCGGAAAAGCTGCATTGCTGGAGTACCATGCCGCTCCGGTGTACCAGTCCATGCCGATGTTGAAGTCCAACAATGGGTTGATGAACACTTTGGCCACCAACGGAGCGGAGAAGTACGACTTCACCGTCCAAAACGACGGTCAGGCGGTGACCCTCAAGAACAAGCTAGTGACGGCCAAGATCATCGGCACGCTAATCGATGAGCAGCCCCTTGCTATATATACTATAAACAAGGTTTTGACGCCCAAGGAGCTGTACAAGGGAGCGACTCCAACTCCGGCGCCGGCTCCGGCACCAGAGAAAGCCGCCGACGCTCCCAAGAGTTCCAAGGAGGCGCCGTCCCCCGATGACGCCGATTCCCCGGCTGACTCGCCGGAAGACGACCCGGCCGATCAGACTGCTGACGACAGTGGAGCCTTTGCGTTGGGAAGAGTGGGGTTTGGGGGTTTGATTCTCAGTGTGTGCCTTGGCTTTTCACTGttgtaa